In Scatophagus argus isolate fScaArg1 chromosome 7, fScaArg1.pri, whole genome shotgun sequence, a genomic segment contains:
- the shisal1b gene encoding protein shisa-like-1a isoform X2: protein MTITSRQSFNVLTVIFLLLSTAALSAHYRVCEPYSDHKGRYHFGFHCPRLSDNKTYMFCCHHNNTAFKYCCNETEFQVVMQLNLTTTSDGYAHNNYTALVGVWIYGFFVMVLLALDFLYYSAINYELCRVYLEKWGLGGRWLKKARSQWNRSVPEEGEAQAQAQPMVPSHYQPRHSLRGESHSPTLLPYNTSTA, encoded by the exons ATGACTATCACCAGCCGGCAGTCCTTCAATGTCCTGACGGTCATCTTCCTCTTGTTGTCCACTGCAG CCCTCTCAGCTCATTACCGAGTGTGTGAACCCTACTCCGATCACAAGGGGCGTTACCACTTCGGGTTTCACTGCCCACGCCTCTCAGACAACAAGACCTACATGTTCTGCTGCCACCACAACAACACCGCCTTCAAATACTGTTGCAATGAGACTGAGTTCCAGGTGGTTATGCAGCTCAACCTCACCACCACCTCAGATGGATATGCACACaa TAATTATACAGCTCTGGTTGGCGTGTGGATCTATGGCTTCTTCGTCATGGTGCTGCTGGCGTTGGACTTTCTCTACTACTCAGCCATAAACTACGAGCTGTGCCGGGTGTACCTGGAGAAATGGGGCCTGGGAGGACGCTGGCTGAAGAAGGCTCGGAGTCAGTGGAACAGGTCCGTGCCAGAGGAGGGCGAAGCCCAGGCTCAAGCCCAGCCCATGGTCCCCAGCCACTACCAGCCGAGACACAGCCTCAGAGGGGAGAGCCACAGCCCCACGCTCCTGCCCTACAACACATCCACCGCGTG A
- the shisal1b gene encoding protein shisa-like-1a isoform X1: MTITSRQSFNVLTVIFLLLSTAALSAHYRVCEPYSDHKGRYHFGFHCPRLSDNKTYMFCCHHNNTAFKYCCNETEFQVVMQLNLTTTSDGYAHNNYTALVGVWIYGFFVMVLLALDFLYYSAINYELCRVYLEKWGLGGRWLKKARSQWNRSVPEEGEAQAQAQPMVPSHYQPRHSLRGESHSPTLLPYNTSTAW; this comes from the exons ATGACTATCACCAGCCGGCAGTCCTTCAATGTCCTGACGGTCATCTTCCTCTTGTTGTCCACTGCAG CCCTCTCAGCTCATTACCGAGTGTGTGAACCCTACTCCGATCACAAGGGGCGTTACCACTTCGGGTTTCACTGCCCACGCCTCTCAGACAACAAGACCTACATGTTCTGCTGCCACCACAACAACACCGCCTTCAAATACTGTTGCAATGAGACTGAGTTCCAGGTGGTTATGCAGCTCAACCTCACCACCACCTCAGATGGATATGCACACaa TAATTATACAGCTCTGGTTGGCGTGTGGATCTATGGCTTCTTCGTCATGGTGCTGCTGGCGTTGGACTTTCTCTACTACTCAGCCATAAACTACGAGCTGTGCCGGGTGTACCTGGAGAAATGGGGCCTGGGAGGACGCTGGCTGAAGAAGGCTCGGAGTCAGTGGAACAGGTCCGTGCCAGAGGAGGGCGAAGCCCAGGCTCAAGCCCAGCCCATGGTCCCCAGCCACTACCAGCCGAGACACAGCCTCAGAGGGGAGAGCCACAGCCCCACGCTCCTGCCCTACAACACATCCACCGCGTGGTGA